The proteins below come from a single Cottoperca gobio chromosome 11, fCotGob3.1, whole genome shotgun sequence genomic window:
- the tap2a gene encoding antigen peptide transporter 2a isoform X2: protein MNTTTLVSRYSSSYEDDCYWKMAGNTPTVIRKVIALFLAVFVDLSLVYVSGFVVTHSVFGHLARLWVSAALRCLALTAVTLISLGDLKPLLLRVIAAHSLLPAVFETGTKALCNEETQYGLLADMRCWLMCAAASLAGALFWELTIPDSDVTAASKDKKQKARVLFVKVLHLYKADFLLLLGGLVFLTLAVMCEMFIPFYTGRVIDILGSQYQPDEFISALLFTGLFSLGSSVSAGCRGGLLLCAISSFTCRVKVKLFGALTKQEIGFFETIKTGEITSRLSKDTNLMGRTVCLNVNVLLRTFIKTLGMISLMMNLSWKLTFLVVMETPITVLIQNIYDTHYQRLSLAVQDSMALANEVANEVISGIYAVRSFNTEKHEALRYDNRLLDTHTLKTRRDTVRAVYLLAQKLTGLVMQLLMLYYGRMLIQSGQMTAGNMVSFILYQSNFGDNIRTLTYIFGDMLNSVGAAGKVFEYLDRKPQVSTEGELKPDQLTGHISFNNVNFAYPATPNTTVLQDFSVELKSGQMTALVGPSGGGKSTCVSLLERFYEQRNGDILLDNKPLKSYDHRFLHKQIAVVSQKPVLFSGSVKYNITYGLAESVNFQEAARKANAHDFIMKLEKGYDTGG, encoded by the exons ATGAACACTACAACACTGGTCTCTCGGTACAGCAGTTCATATGAGGACGACTGTTATTGGAAAATGGCAGGCAATACACCGACAGTAATTCGCAAAGTCATTGCTTTGTTCTTAGCAGTTTTCGTCGACCTTTCCTTAGTTTACGTATCGGGATTTGTAGTGACCCACAGCGTGTTTGGACATCTTGCTCGTCTCTGGGTTTCTGCGGCTCTCCGGTGTTTGGCACTAACTGCTGTAACTCTGATCAGCCTCGGAGACCTCAAGCCGTTACTGCTTCGTGTTATAGCGGCGCACAGTCTGCTGCCCGCGGTGTTTGAGACCGGGACCAAAGCGCTCTGCAACGAGGAGACCCAATATGGCTTGTTAGCGGATATGCGCTGCTGGCTGATGTGTGCCGCAGCGTCTCTGGCTGGGGCACTGTTTTGGGAACTCACCATCCCGGACTCCGACGTTACGGCCGCTAGTAAAGACAAAAAGCAGAAAGCCAGAGTGCTGTTTGTGAAAGTCCTGCACTTGTACAAAGCCGACTTTCTACTGCTGCTTGGAGGGCTTGTGTTCCTGACGCTGGCTGTTATGT GTGAGATGTTCATCCCGTTCTACACTGGGAGAGTCATCGACATCCTTGGCAGTCAGTACCAGCCGGATGAATTCATATCTGCACTCCTCTTCACGGGCCTGTTCTCTCTGGGAAG CTCTGTGAGTGCAGGCTGCAGAGGGGGTCTCTTACTGTGTGCCATCAGTTCCTTCACATGCAGAGTGAAAGTGAAGCTGTTTGGGGCTTTGACCAAACAGGAAATTGGATTCTTTGAAACCATAAAGACAG GTGAAATCACATCCAGGTTGTCTAAAGACACCAACTTGATGGGAAGAACAGTGTGTCTGAATGTCAATGTGCTGCTGAGGACATTCATCAAGACACTGGGTATGATCTCCCTGATGATGAATCTGTCATGGAAGCTCACATTCCTCGTCGTGATGGAGACGCCGATCACTGTCCTTATTCAGAACATCTATGACACACACTACCAG CGCTTGTCCCTGGCAGTGCAGGACTCAATGGCTCTGGCAAATGAAGTTGCAAATGAGGTAATATCCGGTATTTATGCGGTACGGAGCtttaacacagaaaaacacGAGGCACTTCGCTATGACAACCGCTTGTTGGATACACATACACTCAAGACCCGCCGGGACACCGTCAGGGCTGTTTACCTGCTCGCACAGAAG ttgACAGGGTTGGTCATGCAGCTCCTCATGTTGTACTACGGCAGGATGCTTATCCAAAGTGGACAGATGACAGCTGGCAACATGGTTTCCTTCATCCTCTATCAGTCAAACTTTGGAGACAACATCAGG ACACTTACCTACATTTTTGGCGATATGTTGAACTCGGTGGGGGCTGCTGGGAAAGTGTTTGAGTACCTGGACCGAAAACCTCAGGTCAGCACGGAGGGAGAACTCAAACCTGATCAGCTGACAGGACACATCAGCTTCAACAACGTCAACTTTGCCTATCCTGCAACCCCCAACACAACTGTCCTGCAG GACTTTTCTGTGGAGCTGAAGTCAGGTCAGATGACGGCACTAGTGGGTCCATCTGGAGGAGGAAAAAGCACCTGTGTGAGTCTGCTGGAGCGATTCTATGAGCAGCGGAATGGAGACATCCTATTGGACAATAAACCACTGAAATCCTATGACCACCGTTTCCTCCACAAGCAG ATTGCAGTGGTGAGCCAGAAGCCTGTGCTCTTCTCTGGCTCCGTCAAATACAACATTACATACGGACTTGCTGAATCGGTCAACTTCCAGGAAGCAGCACGTAAAGCCAACGCCCATGACTTCATCATGAAGCTGGAGAAAGGCTACGATACAG GTGGGTGA
- the tap2a gene encoding antigen peptide transporter 2a isoform X1 — protein sequence MNTTTLVSRYSSSYEDDCYWKMAGNTPTVIRKVIALFLAVFVDLSLVYVSGFVVTHSVFGHLARLWVSAALRCLALTAVTLISLGDLKPLLLRVIAAHSLLPAVFETGTKALCNEETQYGLLADMRCWLMCAAASLAGALFWELTIPDSDVTAASKDKKQKARVLFVKVLHLYKADFLLLLGGLVFLTLAVMCEMFIPFYTGRVIDILGSQYQPDEFISALLFTGLFSLGSSVSAGCRGGLLLCAISSFTCRVKVKLFGALTKQEIGFFETIKTGEITSRLSKDTNLMGRTVCLNVNVLLRTFIKTLGMISLMMNLSWKLTFLVVMETPITVLIQNIYDTHYQRLSLAVQDSMALANEVANEVISGIYAVRSFNTEKHEALRYDNRLLDTHTLKTRRDTVRAVYLLAQKLTGLVMQLLMLYYGRMLIQSGQMTAGNMVSFILYQSNFGDNIRTLTYIFGDMLNSVGAAGKVFEYLDRKPQVSTEGELKPDQLTGHISFNNVNFAYPATPNTTVLQDFSVELKSGQMTALVGPSGGGKSTCVSLLERFYEQRNGDILLDNKPLKSYDHRFLHKQIAVVSQKPVLFSGSVKYNITYGLAESVNFQEAARKANAHDFIMKLEKGYDTEVGEGGSRLAESERQRIAIARALVRQPRVLILDEITSSLDPDSENKILKALAGCSNQTLLVIAHRLKTIEKADQIVLIADGTVQERGTHQELMDSRKSYYKLRENLH from the exons ATGAACACTACAACACTGGTCTCTCGGTACAGCAGTTCATATGAGGACGACTGTTATTGGAAAATGGCAGGCAATACACCGACAGTAATTCGCAAAGTCATTGCTTTGTTCTTAGCAGTTTTCGTCGACCTTTCCTTAGTTTACGTATCGGGATTTGTAGTGACCCACAGCGTGTTTGGACATCTTGCTCGTCTCTGGGTTTCTGCGGCTCTCCGGTGTTTGGCACTAACTGCTGTAACTCTGATCAGCCTCGGAGACCTCAAGCCGTTACTGCTTCGTGTTATAGCGGCGCACAGTCTGCTGCCCGCGGTGTTTGAGACCGGGACCAAAGCGCTCTGCAACGAGGAGACCCAATATGGCTTGTTAGCGGATATGCGCTGCTGGCTGATGTGTGCCGCAGCGTCTCTGGCTGGGGCACTGTTTTGGGAACTCACCATCCCGGACTCCGACGTTACGGCCGCTAGTAAAGACAAAAAGCAGAAAGCCAGAGTGCTGTTTGTGAAAGTCCTGCACTTGTACAAAGCCGACTTTCTACTGCTGCTTGGAGGGCTTGTGTTCCTGACGCTGGCTGTTATGT GTGAGATGTTCATCCCGTTCTACACTGGGAGAGTCATCGACATCCTTGGCAGTCAGTACCAGCCGGATGAATTCATATCTGCACTCCTCTTCACGGGCCTGTTCTCTCTGGGAAG CTCTGTGAGTGCAGGCTGCAGAGGGGGTCTCTTACTGTGTGCCATCAGTTCCTTCACATGCAGAGTGAAAGTGAAGCTGTTTGGGGCTTTGACCAAACAGGAAATTGGATTCTTTGAAACCATAAAGACAG GTGAAATCACATCCAGGTTGTCTAAAGACACCAACTTGATGGGAAGAACAGTGTGTCTGAATGTCAATGTGCTGCTGAGGACATTCATCAAGACACTGGGTATGATCTCCCTGATGATGAATCTGTCATGGAAGCTCACATTCCTCGTCGTGATGGAGACGCCGATCACTGTCCTTATTCAGAACATCTATGACACACACTACCAG CGCTTGTCCCTGGCAGTGCAGGACTCAATGGCTCTGGCAAATGAAGTTGCAAATGAGGTAATATCCGGTATTTATGCGGTACGGAGCtttaacacagaaaaacacGAGGCACTTCGCTATGACAACCGCTTGTTGGATACACATACACTCAAGACCCGCCGGGACACCGTCAGGGCTGTTTACCTGCTCGCACAGAAG ttgACAGGGTTGGTCATGCAGCTCCTCATGTTGTACTACGGCAGGATGCTTATCCAAAGTGGACAGATGACAGCTGGCAACATGGTTTCCTTCATCCTCTATCAGTCAAACTTTGGAGACAACATCAGG ACACTTACCTACATTTTTGGCGATATGTTGAACTCGGTGGGGGCTGCTGGGAAAGTGTTTGAGTACCTGGACCGAAAACCTCAGGTCAGCACGGAGGGAGAACTCAAACCTGATCAGCTGACAGGACACATCAGCTTCAACAACGTCAACTTTGCCTATCCTGCAACCCCCAACACAACTGTCCTGCAG GACTTTTCTGTGGAGCTGAAGTCAGGTCAGATGACGGCACTAGTGGGTCCATCTGGAGGAGGAAAAAGCACCTGTGTGAGTCTGCTGGAGCGATTCTATGAGCAGCGGAATGGAGACATCCTATTGGACAATAAACCACTGAAATCCTATGACCACCGTTTCCTCCACAAGCAG ATTGCAGTGGTGAGCCAGAAGCCTGTGCTCTTCTCTGGCTCCGTCAAATACAACATTACATACGGACTTGCTGAATCGGTCAACTTCCAGGAAGCAGCACGTAAAGCCAACGCCCATGACTTCATCATGAAGCTGGAGAAAGGCTACGATACAG AGGTGGGTGAGGGTGGGAGCCGGTTAGCCGAAAGCGAGAGGCAGCGGATCGCCATTGCTCGAGCTCTGGTCAGACAGCCACGGGTCCTCATTCTGGATGAAATAACCAGCTCTCTGGACCCCGACAGTGAAAATAAG ATTCTGAAGGCCCTGGCTGGTTGTTCCAACCAGACCCTGCTGGTGATCGCTCACAGGCTGAAGACTATTGAGAAGGCAGATCAGATTGTCCTGATCGCTGATGGCACCGTTCAGGAGCGAGGAACTCACCAGGAACTGATGGACAGTAGAAAGAGCTACTACAAGCTGAGAGAGAACCTTCACTGA